The Calypte anna isolate BGI_N300 chromosome 1, bCalAnn1_v1.p, whole genome shotgun sequence region ACCACTGATCCCAGTATTAGTTATCCTTTTGTTTCAATTTAACATGCCTTTGTAATGGAGTCTCCAATTCACCATGACCCATCACCCAATGTGTATTTTCTCTCCactttttccttactttttctctttctctttctctttccttttctctttctctttccttttctttttctctttccttctccttttctcgttccttttccttttctctttccttttccttttctctttccttctctttttctcgttccttctccttttctcgttccttttccttttctctttccttttccttttctctttccttttccttttctttttctctttccttctccttttcccatttctcaGCCTTGTCTTTATCcttgtcttcctttttcctcctcttctcacCTTGACCATCTGAGTGAAAACCAGAAGAAGGAGGTGGAGGAATACCATAGTGGGTACTGGAAAGATGCTGTGGTGATACTGTTCCTTCTGCCACCGGAGCATGCCCAGAACTCTTTTTAGACTTAGAGTGCTTCTTCTCCCTGTGTTTctccttgtccttttttttcttacttttttttgacttcttcttcttcttgatTTCCCGGTAGGAGTCATCTATCACTAGTTCTCCAGCCTCCAACTCCCCACCAGAAGAGGAACCAGATTCTGGTGGTGCCTCCACACCTGAAATTTCATACTCACTCCCATGGCCCTCTGAAAAAAGGGAGGTGTCAGCACCAAAACTCTCAGAAGGTGGATGTGGGTCTGGAGGTAGTTTATGCTTCTTTCGGGATGACTTCAGGAAGCTCTGCAGGTCATGGCCCAGCAGGAATGAGCCTTGTTCATCCCGAGATGGTTTCTTTGAAGATTTCTTTGCACCTGATGAAGAGTAGGAGAAAGCATCATCATCTGCTGcgctgcttttctcttttggtgAAAGGATGAGCTTCATCTTCAAACCATCAGGTTCACGAAGTGTAAGTGTCTCTGTGTTTACGTAGagaggtttcatttttttagatTTGTGAAAGCTCCCATCATCCGCTGAGTGCTCCCCACTGCTACTACTCAGCTTCTTCTTGTGGTGCTCCTTTTTGCTTTCGGAATGGCTAGAGGACGAATAAGGTGATTTTTCAGAGGTCTTCTTGGAAGACTTTGAGGCTGTGGCCAAGGGTGAAGTAACAGCCTTGAGTAAATCCATGGTTGTATCAGCTGAGGATGGGCtagaaactgcttttttcttcttctttgatGGTAGATCCAAAGGCGAAACACCTGAAAAAGATCAAGAGAAATACACATCAAGATGATTTCCTTAAAGACAGCATCACAGTAGCCCAGAGAAGTGAAGGGGGAATACTGCAAGACTTAGAGTTACACCTAACAGATTTGCATCCTGGCTTAAACAGAAGATCTCTGAAACTTGGAGCCATCTAAGTGTGGCCTTACTGATGCAGTTCAGGAGCTGTAATGCCAAGGCTGGTCAAATAATTCAAAGCTGGAAGACAGAGTAGGAAACTTCCTGAAGCTTTGTCAAACATTTTATTCtgttataaaataatatattctaATGAGAATGTGTCTTACTGAGCCTGAAACTGTATCTCAGGTGCAACATTTTGGTGCCACTTTTATCCAAGGTGACACCAATGGATCGAAAATCCCAgccatttcattttgaaagcatATGCTGACATGATTTCAGCTTGGCTTTCTCTTTTCATTgtgccaaaaccagaacagaatTGTAATTTTCTGGTCAGTTTATTAATTGTGACAATAATGTTTCTAAATTATACTGACCCTAGTAGCATCTATTTTTCATCCTGATGCATCCTGTTTTTATGAGTTCAGAGAAAGTAATACTATCTGCAAGTGAAATTGAAGTCTGCCccacaacagggaaaaaagaaaagcaagtccCAAAAAGGAAGGCATGGGTTAGAAAACCACAACTTGTCAATGAAAACATGGGTGGAAGATCTCTACTCCCCACAACAGCAACCTGTTAAAATAAACCCTGAGAATATAATTCCTTAATCTTGCCATCTGGTGCTGACCAGCATCAGGTTTCTGATTCAGGTTTCTCCTGAGACAGGCTGATGTACCTTTTCCCCCATAAAGTACCAAGCACAAAGCTTGATGTCAGCAGCTTTAAGAGCATCCTTTCCTCAAAATCATAATCTGTTAACCCCTTCCCCTGCCTGATTACTATCTTACCTCTGTAGCAGAACTCATCGGAGGAgtgctttctcttctttttgtgAGGTTCTGTCCCCGCAAAAAGCTCACAGTCCtagaataagaagaaaaaaagttgctgaCAAACAAGAGGGAAATAATGAGATTCACATGGACTACTGATATAGATTATAATTTGTAGGAGATATCAAAGAGTTATTTGTACTATGATAACTCGAAGGAATCCTAGATATGAACCAGGATCATTATTCTAGGTGCTCAAACAAGCAAAGGAAACATATTCTGTTGCCAAGAGCCCTCAGTGTATGTTTAAGGTGAGAGACAAAAAGCATAGTACAGATACGTGGGAGAATACAAAAAATAGTATTAGTCAGGATTGGTTTCAGCACATCAGCCACCTAACCAGCATCAAGCTTTCTGTAGGCATTGCAGCACAACAGGGCTGTAAAGGGAAACggaaagacagatttttataGGGAGATCTCCCCAAGTGAGAGGAGCAATACACAAGAAAACTTcaaaaaacacatttgaaagTGTTAAGAAATGGGCAGTGAAAGCTAGCACTTGGAGATCAGCTGATGAGTTGATAGAAGACAAACATCTCCCTCTTAATAAAGCTAAGAAATAACTAAACATGCATAGGCTGTCAAGCCTTGAAAATGAAAGTGAATTGTTCATGTTTAATAtcctgaaaaatataaaagaagtgAAAGTAGGTACAGAGAGGTGACAATTAAAATGACAGACCAAGGACTTGACCTTAATATGCCATGTCACCCAACTGTTATTTGGATTATGACCAATCTATGGTCTGAAAATGAGGCTCCTCTACAAAATTTCATCTGTGTCGTAGAtgattttaatttgaaactaGAACtcatttttcagattaaaaataaaaattaaaacaatcgCAAAATAGTCACCTTTGAGCTAGCAGCAAACATTTTAGCTCAAAGAGGAAAGTTTTCAAGAGACTTAAGTTGTCACTAAGTGATTTCAAAGTTAAGGCCCCAAAGAAGTGAATAGGGCAAGTTCGTACCTCTCAAGAGCTATCGTTTCAGGCTGTCTGCAGAATCAGGAAGACAACAACACATCAGTTAACATTGTATTAATGCCCTGCTGACTATTTATTCAACTGTAAAttctaaacttttttttggggtgtgtaTGTGTAAAAAGTTATTCACGCTATCTTATGACTTGCAAGGCTCTACCTCAAAACTAGGACAGCATCTTAGTCTCAGGACAACTGGCTGCCAGACCCTACTAGACCAACTCACCACCAGGACAACTGGACACCAACCATCAAGGAGTGCTCATTCAACACTGTGAACAGAACCTcggggagcaggcagcagctctgctcacgGTGCTCTGCTTTTAGCAAGGAAACTGTTTACATAGAGGAGTGTATAAGTTACACAATTTGTAACATGAAATATTAATGGTGAGATAAAGGCAACTCAGTCAAATGTAAGAATTGAAAATTGATCGATGAGACAAAGGCAACTCAGTTAAACATTGCAAACAGCTTGTTTCAGGTCGTGGTCTCAAACATCActtaaaaattgtgttttgatgttttttaagTGCATTTGTTTAACTTcaattttataaaatgtttttggattttttataATTGCATTCATTTAATAccacttaaatttttttttaatgtttagtACGTGCATTAATTTAACATTACATTTAGAAAATATCTCATGTTTGACTGATTTGCCTTTATTTCTCAGTGTCCAGTTAGTGGCATTCAGTTGTCCATTCCCCCTACTGCCCTGTTTTCTGAGGCCAGAAAAATCACAATCAGTTGTAATTGGGACTGatcccctccttttcccaggAAAGTTACTGAGTAATACATGACATGTCTGGCTGCTCTTGCTGTCTGCTATAGCCATTTCTGTATAAAAAAGAGCAATAAACCCACCCACCTCCCTCCATCACTAGCTTTTCACATATCCTTACAGCTTCAACCTTTTCTCTGAGGGTTTCCTGACCTGTGTTGctacctcctcttcctcttgcaGCAGATCCTTGTAAGAGCGTTTTTTCTCTCGTTGTATCCTGACAGTTGCCAGCCCCACGTCATCAACACTTCGGCCACCCTCTAGGAACTCTTAAGATTTatgtgaaatgagaaaaaaagaaattaaacaccCCATTAAGGAATGGTAGACATGTGGACTATGCAGAAAATAAGATGACAGCAGATGTTGGCACCACGTGATGCACAACACCCAAGAGGCACAGGGGCCTGAAAAATAACAGTATCTACTCTCTCTAATCTCTATAGGGATGGGAATCAGTGCTCTAATGCTATAACACAATCACTCAAGATTTTGTTTCTAACCCTTATGTATTTCTTCCTAAGGACAACAGGACCTAGAAATGTTATCATGACTAAACGTATCCCTGTCCCTGGTCTCCTGTTCCATTGATCtggcagggagaagaaaggctGCAGTGGCAGAGTTTCTAACCAAAGTGTCTGTATTAGGAAATACCACCCACTTCTCTCAAGTTTAACCCCAGTACTGTAAACCTGGAAATCAAGGGCTTGGaatcctccagcagctcagacaGATTTAATTTAAGGGCTCCACTAGCTTCCTTTCCCACTCTGACTGCACAGCCCAGCAAGGACTGCAGAGGGTaccctttttttgttggttttttttttttttttttggcaactCCCTCTGAGATTATGAAGCAGTCataccttcttttttcttggagTCATCATAAGCCATGGTGGTCCTGCAGGAGCCTTAGAATGTGTTGCCACGTCTGGGCTCCTTCCCCCGTTCCCATCTACAGGAAAAGGTCTGAGaaacagagaatgaaaataaCCCTCCCATAAAGAAGAATCATGATGTGAAACAGGAAACTTCCTCTGAACCAAGTAAAGATTCTCTGGAAGGTagtgggaaaggaaaggagt contains the following coding sequences:
- the HMGXB4 gene encoding HMG domain-containing protein 4 isoform X1, with amino-acid sequence MAYDDSKKKEEFLEGGRSVDDVGLATVRIQREKKRSYKDLLQEEEEVATQDCELFAGTEPHKKKRKHSSDEFCYRGVSPLDLPSKKKKKAVSSPSSADTTMDLLKAVTSPLATASKSSKKTSEKSPYSSSSHSESKKEHHKKKLSSSSGEHSADDGSFHKSKKMKPLYVNTETLTLREPDGLKMKLILSPKEKSSAADDDAFSYSSSGAKKSSKKPSRDEQGSFLLGHDLQSFLKSSRKKHKLPPDPHPPSESFGADTSLFSEGHGSEYEISGVEAPPESGSSSGGELEAGELVIDDSYREIKKKKKSKKSKKKKDKEKHREKKHSKSKKSSGHAPVAEGTVSPQHLSSTHYGIPPPPSSGFHSDGQGEKRRKKEDKDKDKAEKWEKEKEREKEKEKEREKEKEREKEKEREKEKEREKEKEREKEKEREKEKEREKEKEREKEKEREREKEREREREKPKKKNMSAYQVFCKEYRTTIVSEHPGIDFGELSKKLAEVWKQLPEKDKLIWKQKAQYLQHKQNKAEATTVKRKASSSDGAPKIKASPTGAVSPHKKSPTSTMVVSSSPSKLPDTDPIDVAAHLQLLGESLSLIGHRLQETEGMVAVSGSLSVLLDSIICALGPLACLTTQLPELNGCPKHVLSNTLDNIAYIMPGL
- the HMGXB4 gene encoding HMG domain-containing protein 4 isoform X2, coding for MDLLKAVTSPLATASKSSKKTSEKSPYSSSSHSESKKEHHKKKLSSSSGEHSADDGSFHKSKKMKPLYVNTETLTLREPDGLKMKLILSPKEKSSAADDDAFSYSSSGAKKSSKKPSRDEQGSFLLGHDLQSFLKSSRKKHKLPPDPHPPSESFGADTSLFSEGHGSEYEISGVEAPPESGSSSGGELEAGELVIDDSYREIKKKKKSKKSKKKKDKEKHREKKHSKSKKSSGHAPVAEGTVSPQHLSSTHYGIPPPPSSGFHSDGQGEKRRKKEDKDKDKAEKWEKEKEREKEKEKEREKEKEREKEKEREKEKEREKEKEREKEKEREKEKEREKEKEREKEKEREREKEREREREKPKKKNMSAYQVFCKEYRTTIVSEHPGIDFGELSKKLAEVWKQLPEKDKLIWKQKAQYLQHKQNKAEATTVKRKASSSDGAPKIKASPTGAVSPHKKSPTSTMVVSSSPSKLPDTDPIDVAAHLQLLGESLSLIGHRLQETEGMVAVSGSLSVLLDSIICALGPLACLTTQLPELNGCPKHVLSNTLDNIAYIMPGL